The genomic DNA GCTGGAACGCCGCTTCACCAAGACCGAGCTGCTGGAGATCTACCTGAACCGCGTCTATCTCGGCTCCGGCGTCTATGGCGTGGACGCGGCGGCGCGGGCCTATTTCGGCCTCTCCGCCCGCCGCCTGAACCTGTGGCAGGCGGCGATGCTGGCCGGGTTGCCCAAGGCCCCCTCCCGCCTCAACCCCCGCACCGATCCGGAGGCCGCCATCCGCCGCACGAAGGAGGTGCTGCGCGCCATGGCCGAGACCGGCGCGATCACCCCCGAACAGGCGGAGCGCGAGGCGGCCCGCATCGCCCTGCCGCCCCGTCCGGGCCGCAACGCCGGCTGGTTCGCCGACTGGGTGCAGGACGAACTCGGCCGCCGCTTCCCGGAAAGCGCCGACCTCGTCCTGCGCACCACCCTCGACGCCCGCGTCCAGGCCGTGGCGGAAAACCGCCTGAACGCCCTTCTCGCCGGCCCCGGCGCGGCGGCCGGGGTGGGCGACGGCGCCGTGCTGGTGCTGGACGCCCCCACCGGCGCCGTGCGCGCCATGGTCGGTGGCCGCGCCTACCGAACCAGCCAGTTTAACCGTGCTGTGGACGCGCGCCGCCAGCCGGGCTCCGCCTTCAAGCCCTTCGTCGTCCTGGCGGCGCTGGAGGCAGGCATGGACATCGCCTCCACCGTTTCCGACGCGCCCCTGACCCTCGGCAACTGGTCCCCCGGCAACGGCCACTGGGCCAGCCGCGGAGAGATCACGCTGGAGGACATGCTGGTCCACAGCGTCAACACCGCCGCGGTGCGCGCCCTGCTCCGCGCCGGCGGGCCGAAGCCCGCGATCGCCGTGGCGCAGCGCCTGGGCCTCGCCGGCCCCTTCCCGCAGGACGCCACCGTGGCCCTTGGCACGGGGCAGGCATCCCTGCTGGAACTTGTCTCCGCCTACGCCGCTTTCGCCAATGGAGGGTTGCATGTGGAACCGTTCGGCCTCGCCGCCGCCCGCAGCGGCAACGCCCTGCGCGCCCTGCCGCCGCCCGACCCGGCCCGCGTGATGACGGCGGACCAGGCCTATGCCATCCGCCGCGCGCTGGAGAGCGTCGTTGCCCGAGGCACCGCCCGCGCCGCCGCCGTCCCCGGCCGCCCGGTGGGCGGCAAGACCGGCACCACCCAGGATTCGCGCGACGCCTGGTTCATCGGCTTCTCCGGTCGCACCGTGATCGGGGTCTGGCTCGGCAACGACGACGCCACGCCCATGAACGACGTCCAGGGCGGCACCCTGCCGGCCCGCCTCTTCCATGAGATCCTTGAGGAGATCCCGCGATGAAGCCGGAGACGCCCGCCGGAGAGACCCCGGCCGTCCTCCCGCCGGATTCCCCCCTGAATCCCACCCTGGCGGAGCTGTCCTTCCTGTTCAGCCCCGTGCGCCATGCCGCGAACAACCTCGCCATGGTCCTGCTGATGAACCTCGAATCGGTGGCGCGCGTCATCCCCCCGGCCGAGCGCGGCGGCCGGCAGATCGCCCGTGCCCTGGAGGCGGCCGAGGAATACGACCGGCTGATGCGCAGCCTCCTGGCCCTGACCCGGGCCGAGCAGGCCGCGCCCATCCGCGCCGCCTCCTATCTGCGGGACCTGCTGCCGCTGCTCAGCCTGGCGGCCGGCCGCAAGCTCACGCTGGAGACCGGGGGGAAGGCCGGGGAGGAGGCCGCCGAGATCCTGGTCCGCCGTCCGACCCTGGACGCCGCCCTGCTGGCGCTGATGCAGGACATGCCCACGGAAGCGCCGCCGGTGCTCCGGCTGCGCGGCGCCCTGCTGGAACCCGGCTTCGCGATCGCCCCGGCGCGGCAGGAGGCGCTGCGGGCGGCTGGGGCGGCGGTGGAAGGCGGCGACACCCTCTGCCTCCCCACGGGCTGAGGGGAGGGGCAGGGGAGGGCCCTCACCGCCCCGCGAAGATTGACCCCGGACCGCGCCAGGGGCCTCATGTCAGACCCCCACGGGCAGGCCCCATTCGGGCGCGCCTCGCGGGGGCCGGAACCGGACCACCAGGAAAGGCCACCATGCCGCAGACCCGCTTCGTCGTGCTCGCCGAATTCCGCCTGAAGCCCGAGGGTCGCGCCCGCTTCATCGCGCTCGCCCGCGCCGACGCTCAGGGCTCCGTCGCCAACGAACCCGGCTGCCGCCAGTTCGACCTGCTCCTCTCGGAAGAGGACGAGACCCTCGCCGTGCTGCACGAGGTCTATGACAGCCGCGCCGCCTTCGAGACCCACCTGACCATGCCGCACTACCTGCCCTTCCGCGACGGCGTGCCGGACCTCGTCACCGGCAGGAGCGTTCGCTTCTTCCAGCAGGACGCCGGCTGAACCCTTCCCGGGCCGGAAAAAGCATCCTGAAAAGCGCCTTGACTTCGAGTGCGCTCGAAGTCGTAGCAACCCTGGCGTCAGGTGGGACAAGGCACAGGATGAAGATCGGCGACCTGTCCAGGCGCACCGGGCTGACGGCCCATACGCTGCGCTACTATGAACGGATCGGGTTGCTGCCAAGGGCATCGCGGGATTCGTCGAGGCAGCGCGAATACGACGCCTCGATCCTGCCCTGGATCGAGTTCGTCGGACGTCTGCGGCGGACCGGCATGCCGGTCCGGGAGATGGTCCGGTATGCCACGCTGCGCCCGCAGGGGATCGCGAGCGAGCCGGAACGGGAGGCCCTCCTCCGCCGGCACCGCGAGCATGTCCGGCAGCAGATGGCCGAACTCCAGGCGTGCCTGTCCGTCCTCGACAGCAAGATCGCCGACTACGGCGATCATCCCAGGATGGAGCAAACCGATGACGCCGACACATCCCGAGGCCGGAAGCCGCTACGAACGGGGCCTGCGCGCCCTCGCTGAGATCGATGGCCATGCCGGACAGGCCGTCATCGATTCGCTGGCCGGCATCGCGCCGGACTTCGCGCGCTACCTGCTCGAATTCCCGTTCGGGGACATCTATTCCCGCCCCGGGCTCGATCTCCGGAGCCGCGAGATCGCGACCGTCGCCGCGCTGACGGCGATGGGAAACGCGGCGCCGCAGTTGCGGGTGCATATCCAGGCGGGGCTGAACGTGGGGCTGAGCCAGGACGAGATCGTCGAGATCATCATGCAGATGGCGGTCTATGCGGGCTTCCCGGCGGCGCTGAACGGGCTGGCCGCCGCCAGGGAGGTCTTCGCGACACGCCCTGGCTGACCTCCCCGCCGGGGGCGCCCCCGCGACGGAGCCGCGCTACAGCAGCGCCTCGATCCGCTTCTCCAGCTCGGCGGGCTTCGTCGTGGGCGCGAAGCGGTCCACCACCGCCCCCTCCCGGTCCACCAGGAACTTGGTGAAGTTCCACTTGATCGCCTCGGTGCCTAGCACGCCCCGCTGCGCGCTCTTGAGCCACTGGAACAGCGGATGCGCCCCCGGCCCGTTCACTTCCACCTTGGCGAAAACCGGAAAGGTGACGTCATAGGTGGTGCTGCAGAAATCCGCGATCTCCGCCTCGCCGCCCGGCTCCTGCCCGCCGAACTGGTTGCAGGGAAAGCCCAGCACCGCGAGGCCCCGCCCCGAATACGTCCGGTACAGTGCCTCCAGTCCCGCATATTGCGGGGTGAAGCCGCATTTGCTCGCGGTGTTCACGATCAGCAGCACCTGCCCCGCGTAATCCGCCAGGGAAACCTCCTCCCCCCGCAGCGTCCTCGCGGTGAACCCGTCGATCCCGGCCATGCCGTCCCTCCTGCCTCGCATCGCCGCGAAAGGTAGGGCTTCCGCCGGCCTTGCCCAGGGGAGCGTGCCCAGGGGAGGCTTCAACGGGGAAGCTCCGATGCGGAGGCACCGGCCAGCCTCCCCTGGTTCAGCCTCAGCCCCGCCTCTCAGAGCGAGGCCCAGTAGCCCGGCTGGTAAGGCACCGGCAGGAACCGCTCGTGGAAGGCGCGGAAGGTCGCGTCCGGGTCCAGATCGGCGAAGAGTTCCGGGTGCAGCCATTTCGCCAGCGCCTGCACCGCCACGAACTGATAGGGGCTGTCGTAGAACTGGTGCCAGATCGCATGCACCCGCCGGGCGCGCACCGCCGCCTGCGTGCGATAGGCCGGGCGCTCCATCAGCCGCGCCAGCTTCGCCCGCGCCTGGGCCGGATCGGCACCGGGGCCGACGCCCACCCATTGCCCGTCCGGCGCATAGAGCACCCAGTTGCTCCCGGTCACGACCACCACCTCCGGCTCGGCGGCGATCACCTGCTCCGGGTTG from Roseomonas gilardii includes the following:
- a CDS encoding putative quinol monooxygenase, with amino-acid sequence MPQTRFVVLAEFRLKPEGRARFIALARADAQGSVANEPGCRQFDLLLSEEDETLAVLHEVYDSRAAFETHLTMPHYLPFRDGVPDLVTGRSVRFFQQDAG
- a CDS encoding MerR family transcriptional regulator, with product MKIGDLSRRTGLTAHTLRYYERIGLLPRASRDSSRQREYDASILPWIEFVGRLRRTGMPVREMVRYATLRPQGIASEPEREALLRRHREHVRQQMAELQACLSVLDSKIADYGDHPRMEQTDDADTSRGRKPLRTGPARPR
- a CDS encoding carboxymuconolactone decarboxylase family protein; this encodes MTPTHPEAGSRYERGLRALAEIDGHAGQAVIDSLAGIAPDFARYLLEFPFGDIYSRPGLDLRSREIATVAALTAMGNAAPQLRVHIQAGLNVGLSQDEIVEIIMQMAVYAGFPAALNGLAAAREVFATRPG
- a CDS encoding glutathione peroxidase — translated: MAGIDGFTARTLRGEEVSLADYAGQVLLIVNTASKCGFTPQYAGLEALYRTYSGRGLAVLGFPCNQFGGQEPGGEAEIADFCSTTYDVTFPVFAKVEVNGPGAHPLFQWLKSAQRGVLGTEAIKWNFTKFLVDREGAVVDRFAPTTKPAELEKRIEALL
- a CDS encoding transglycosylase domain-containing protein, whose product is MRRAPDPDGLPAPRAPEGFRPGIRQTARGGNRDGPGRPPPPDRRARPGRSGWRWLRRGVVLAIWGAIGAALLSLALVWDLPAPEKALSATRRPSLTLEALDGRVIATQGDLYGEALRLRELPPAMPQALMAIEDRRFLGHPGIDPVGLLRAAWANLRAGHVVQGGSTLTQQLAKNLFLSPDRSFRRKAQEVLMALWLERRFTKTELLEIYLNRVYLGSGVYGVDAAARAYFGLSARRLNLWQAAMLAGLPKAPSRLNPRTDPEAAIRRTKEVLRAMAETGAITPEQAEREAARIALPPRPGRNAGWFADWVQDELGRRFPESADLVLRTTLDARVQAVAENRLNALLAGPGAAAGVGDGAVLVLDAPTGAVRAMVGGRAYRTSQFNRAVDARRQPGSAFKPFVVLAALEAGMDIASTVSDAPLTLGNWSPGNGHWASRGEITLEDMLVHSVNTAAVRALLRAGGPKPAIAVAQRLGLAGPFPQDATVALGTGQASLLELVSAYAAFANGGLHVEPFGLAAARSGNALRALPPPDPARVMTADQAYAIRRALESVVARGTARAAAVPGRPVGGKTGTTQDSRDAWFIGFSGRTVIGVWLGNDDATPMNDVQGGTLPARLFHEILEEIPR